The following nucleotide sequence is from Holophagales bacterium.
CTCTTGTCTTCTCTCGGATTCAGCTGGCGAGCTCGAGCGGGTCGGCGTCGGCGTCGTGCTCGTGCGCGAGGGCGCGCCGGGCGGAGGCGCCGCGCGTCATGGCGACCTTTCCGGTCCGCACCATCTCGACGATGCCGCGGGGGCGGAGGAGCTCGACGAGGCCTTCGACCTTCTCCGGGTCGCCGGTGATCTCGACGATGACGGTGTCGGTCGAGACGTCGACGATCCGCGCGCGGAAGATCGAGATCAGGTCGTTCACCTGCGAGCGCTCTCCCTCGGCGCATTTCACGCGGATCAGGGCGAGCTCCCGCGCGACCGTCGGCACGTGGGTGACGTCGTGGACGTCGAGGACGGGGACGAGCTTGCGCAGGTTCGCCTCGATGATCCGAGAGGCGACCCGCGACGTGTCGACGACGAAGGTCATCCGGGAGACCCCCTCGGTCTCGCTGTGACCGACGGTGAGGCTCTCCACGTTGAACGCGCGCCGGCGGAACATCCCCATGACCCTCACGAGGACGCCCGGCTGGTCCTGGACGCTGGCGATCAGGGTGTGCTTCACGCCGTCACCTCCGCCGCGCCCTTCCCGCCGGAGGCGAGAGCCTTCCCGGCAGGGGTCTCGTGAGGACGCCGGATCATCGAGTGGAGGTCGGCGCCGGCCGGAACCATCGGGTAGACCACTTCCTCGGCCTGGACGACGAAGTGGATGAGGGCCGGGCCCGGCTGGCTCCTGACACGTTCGACGGTGGGGATGACGTCCGCGCGAGCGTCGACGCGGTGCGCCGCGAGGCCATAGGCCCCGGCGAGCTTCACGAAGTCGGGGGAGAGGAGCGGCGTGGCGGCATAGCGGCGGTCGTAGAAGAACTCCTGCCACTGGCGGACCATGCCGAGGAAGCCGTTGTCGATGATCGCGATCTTGATGTCGAGCTTCTCCTGCATCAGGGTCGCGAGCTCGCACTGCGTCATCTGGAAGCCGCCGTCGCCGGCGACGACCCAGACCTCGGCGTCGGGCCGGGCGAGCTTGGCGCCGATGGCGGCGGGAAGCGCGAAGCCCATCGTCCCGAGGCCGCCGGAGGTCAGGAGCGTCCGCGGCGACTCGTGCGGGAAGTACTGGGCCTCGAACATCTGGTGCTGGCCGACGTCGGAGACGACGACCGCCCCGCCCTTCGTCGCCTTCCAGATGTCGTGGATGACGTGCGCGGCGTAGAGCGCGTCGCCGCTCTCGCGGTGGACGATGTCGCGCGAGCGGGTTTCGTGCCGGCCTTCCTCGATACGGGCCATCCACGGCTCGTGGGTCGTCGCCTCCACCGACGGGAGGAGGGACTCGAGCGCCTGCTTCAGGTCGCCGACGAGGCCGAGGTCGACGGGGACGTTCTTGCCGATCTCGGAGACGTCGATCTCGACGTGGATCTTCTTCGACCCCGGCGCGTAGTTCTTCAGGTTGCCGGTGACGCGGTCGTCGAAGCGCATGCCGAAGGCGAGGAGGAGGTCGGCCTCCTGGATCGCCGTGTTCACGTACGCCTCACCATGCATCCCCATCATCCCGAGGCAGAGCGGGTGGCTGCGCGGAAAGCCGCCGAGGCCGAGGAGCGTCAACGCCACGGGCGTGCCGGTCTTCTCGGCGAAAGCCTGGAGAACCTGCGTCGCCCCCGACTCGATGACGCCGTGGCCCGCGAGGATGAGGGGCCTCTGGGCTGCGGCGATCAGCTCGGCGGCCTTCCTCAGGTCGCTTCGCTTCAGGGCGGGAAGCGAGCGGCGGCGGGTCGACTCCACGGCCTCGGGCCAGCGGAGCTCCGTCGTCGCCTGCTGCACGTCCTTGCAGACGTCGACGAGGACCGGCCCCGGGCGACCCGAGCGGGCGATCTGAAACGCCTCGACGAGGGCCGGGGCGAGGTCCTCGATCTGCGTCACGAGGACGTTGTGCTTCGTGATCGGCATGGTGATGCCGACGATGTCGGCTTCCTGGAAGGCGTCCGTCCCGAGGACCTTCGAGGGGACCTGCCCCGTGATGAAGACGACCGGGATCGAGTCGAGCATCGCCGTGGCGATGCCGGTGACGAGGTTCGTGGCGCCGGGACCCGAGGTGCCGAGGGCGACGCCGACGCGGCCGCTGGCGCGGGCGTAGCCGTCGGCCGCGTGCGCGGCGCCCTGCTCGTGCCGCACGAGGACGTGGTGGACCGGGTACTCCGTCATCGCGTCGTAGATCGGCAGGATCGCCCCGCCGGGATAGCCGAAGACGGTGTCCACGCCTTCGCGGACGAGGCATTCCCAGACGATCTGTGCTCCGGTCTTCTTCATGAGGTCCTCCCGGCCGTCCGGCCGACGCGGTGGGTGGTCTGCGGCGTCAGCGCTTCGCTCGCGGCGAGGAGCTCGTCGCCGTCGCGAAGGACGGCGCCGTGCGCGGCGTTCGTGACGAGGGCGCGGTAGCGGCGAAGCCAGGGGCTCGCGACCGTGCGGCGGGGCGGCAGCGGAGTCTCCCGGCGGCGCTCCATCTCCTCGGGGCCGACCTCGAGGTCGAGCGTCCGGGCGTCGAGGTCGAGGGAGATGAGGTCGCCTTCCCTCACGTAGCCGATCGGCCCGCCCTCGGCCGCCTCGGGGCTGACGTGGCCGACGCAGGCCCCGCGCGTCCCACCCGAGAAACGGCCGTCGGTGACGAGCGCGACCGACTCGCCGAGGCCCATCCCCATGATGGCGGAGGTGGGGGAGAGCATCTCCTGCATCCCCGGGCCGCCGCGCGGGCCTTCGTTGCGCAGGACGACGACGTCCCCCTTCTTCACGAGGCCCGAGGTGATCCCTTCCATCGCGGCTTCCTGGCTCTCGAAGACGACGGCCGGGCCGCGGTGCCTGCGCATCGCGGGCGTGACGCCCGCCGTCTTCACGACGGCGCCCTCCGGGGCGAGCGACCCGAAGAGGACGGCGAGGCCGCCGCGCGCCGAGTGGGGATTCGCCACGGGGCGAATCACGTCGTCGTTCGTCGCAGTCGACTTCGCCACGTGGTCGCGGAAGGTTCCGGCCACGGTCGGCCGGTCGAGGTGGAGGCGGCCGATGCCGGCGAGGCGCTCGAGGATCGCCGGGACGCCGCCGGCGGCGTGGACGTCGTCCATGTGCCACGGGCCGCTCGGCGCGACCTTCGTCAGGTGGGGCGTCCGGTCGGCGACCTCGTTGATCCGCTCGATGGGGTAGTCGAGCCCCGCCTCGCGGGCGATCGCGAGCGTGTGGAGGACGGTGTTCGTCGACCCGCCCATCGCCACGTCGAGGGCGAATGCGTCGTCGATCGCCTCACGCGTGACGATCTTGCGGGGCGTCAGGTCGGCGGCGATCAGGTCGACGATCCGCGCGGCAGCGGCCTTCGCGATCGCCTCGCGCTCCTGGGTCCGGGCGAGCGCCGTCCCGTTGAACGGGAGCGCCAGGCCGAGCGCCTCCATGAGGCAGTTCATCGAGTTGGCCGTGAAGAGCCCCGAACAGGAGCCGCAGGAGGGACACGCGTTCTTCTCCAACTCGGAGAGACGCGCCTCGCCGATCGCTCCGGCCCGGTAGGCGCCGACACCCTCGAAGACGGAGACGAGGTCGATCGCCTTTCCGGCGCCGTCGCGGCCGGTCGCCATCGGGCCGCCCGAGACGAAGACGGCCGGGATGTCGAGGCGGACCGCCGCCATCAGCATCCCGGGGGTGATCTTGTCGCAGTTCGGAATGCAGACCATCCCGTCGAAGCGGTGGGCCGAGAGCATCGTCTCCACGCAGTCGGCAATCAGCTCGCGGGAAGGGAGGGAGAACTTCATCCCCTCGTGCCCCATCGCGATCCCGTCGTCGACGCCGATCGTGTTGAACTCGAAGGGGACGGCGCCCGCCGCCCGGACGGCGGCCTTCACCAGGGCGCCGAACGCGCGGAGGTGGACGTGGCCGGGGACGACGTCGACGTAGGAGTTGACGATCGCGACGAACGGCTTGTTCCAGTCACCTTCGCCGACGACACCCGTGGCGCGCAGCAGGCTCCGGTGCGGCGCCCTCTCGATCCCCTTCTTGATTTCGTCCGATCTCATCGTGTCTCCGTTCCGTTGCGGCTGGCCCAAAAACGAAGACCCCCGGGTTTCCCCGGGGGCCGTTTGATCTCTTGTGGCTCCTGGCCTAGATCAACCGACCCCCGGAGGGCCGATAACGAGGACCAGAAGAAGGACGAGGACGAGCAGCGAAAGGACGACCGAGCCGGAAGCGACCGGGCTGACCGGTGTCTCCGGGATCGCGTAGGGGGAGGAGGTCGCTTGCGTCGCGCTCATGCGGAAAAGTTGGCGGACTGTGGGGGAAACGGGGGCCTCATGTCAAGCGCGACCTGTGGCCAGGACCTGGATGGGGGGTTCGCCGGGCAGGCGCGCCGCGAGCGCGCGGACCTCTTCGAAACGCTCGAGAAGCGCGTTGAGCCCGTCCCAGTGCCCCGTGAGAAAAGCCTCGCGGGCGGCGGAGGGGAGGGTGATCGGAGCCTCGAACGCTCCCGCCGTGACGCATTGCGCGTCGAGGTCGACGACGACCTCCGTCTCCGGCTCGCGCTCGGCGAGCTCCTGGAGGGCGGAGGCGTCGCCGCGCGAGACGGTGACGCACGGCAGGCCGAGGGCGACGGAGTTGCCGAAGAAGATCTCGGAGAATCCCTCGCCGACGACGGTGCGGAGGCCCCGCCGGTAGAGCGCCTGCGGAGCGTGCTCGCGGGACGAGCCGCAGCCGAAGTTGCGGTTCACGAGGAGGACCGTCGCTCCGGCGAATCGCGGGGCATCGAACGGATGTGCGCCCCCGAGCGCGATCCGGTCGTCCTCGAAGGCGTGCTCGCCGAGTCCCTCGAACGTCACGGCCTTGAGATAGCGCGCCGGGATGATCCGGTCGGTGTCGACGTCGTCGCCACGGAGGGGGAGGGCCGTGCCCCGGATCCGGTCGATGCGGCTCATCGCGTCTCTCCTGCCGGGACGAAGGCCGTCCGCACGTCGACGACCTCGCCCGCGATCGCGGCGGCCGCGACCATCGCGGGGCTCATCAGGAGCGTTCGGCCTGCGGGGCTTCCCTGGCGGCCCTTGAAGTTCCGGTTCGAGGAGGAGGCGCAGACCTGCCGCCCCTCGAGCCGGTCGGGGTTCATCGCGAGGCACATCGAGCAGCCGGCGCTGCGCCACTCGAAGCCGGCCGCGCGGAACACCTCGTCGAGTCCCTCGCGCTCCGCGGCCGCTTTCACGGCGACCGACCCCGGGACGACGAGGGCCTTCACGTGCGGGGCGACGCGTCGGCCGCGCACGGCGTCGGCCGCCGCCCGCAGGTCGGAGAGCCGCCCGTTCGTGCACGAGCCGATGAAGGCGACGTCGATGCGTGTGCCGGCGATCGGCTCGCCGCCGGAGAAGCCCATGTAGTCGAGGGCCTCGGCCACCGAGGCCCGTTCGCCGTCGGAGACGTCGGCAGGGCGGGGCACGCGCCCGGAAACGGGGACCGACTGACCGGGATTGATCCCCCAGGTCACGTTCGGCTCGATGCTCCTGGCGTCGAGGCGGAAGCGGTCGTCGTACGCGGCGTCCACGTCGGAGGCGAGTGAACGCCACCGTGCGACGGCCGCGTCCCACGCGTCGCCCCTCGGCGCGAAGGGGCGCCCCTCGAGGTAGGCGAACGTCGTCTCGTCGGGATTGACGTAGCCCGCGCGGGCGGCCCCCTCGATCGACATGTTGCAGAGGGTCATCCGCTCTTCCATCGACATCGCCCCCACCGCTGAGCCGCCGTACTCGTAGGCGAAGCCGGCGCCGCCGTTCACGCCGAGGCGGCGAATGATCTCGAGGACGACGTCCTTCGCGGTGACGCCCGGCCCGAGGGCGCCCTCGACGTCGATGCGCCTCACCTTCAGCGGGTCGAGCGCGAGGCACTGGGACGCGAGGACGTCGCGCACCTGCGAGGTGCCGATTCCGAACGCGATCGCGCCGAAGGCGCCGTGGGTCGAGGTGTGGCTGTCGCCGCAGGCGATCGTCATGCCGGGCTGCGTCAGGCCGAGCTCGGGCCCGATGACGTGGACGATGCCCTGCCCGGCGGAGCCGAGGGCGTGAAGGCGGATGCCGAACTCGGCGCAGTTCTTCTCGAGAACCGAGAGCATCTCCTCGGCCATCGCATCGGTGAAGGGGCGCGCCTGGGTGTCCGTCGGGACGATGTGGTCGACGGTCGCGACGGTCCGGCGGGGGTACGCGACTCCCAGCCCGCGGAGTCGAAGCATGTCGAACGCCTGGGGGCTCGTCACCTCGTGGACGAGGTGGAGACCCACGAAGAGCTGAGTCTGCCCGGTGGGCAGGACCCTCACCGTGTGGGCGTCCCACACTTTCGAGTAGAGCGTCGCGGCCATGAGGTCGGAAAAGGTAGCACTCCCGTCAAGTGAGCCTGCCGTGACGGTGGACACGAAACCCGGGGGGCCGCCCCACCGTATCTGACCCCGAAACCGGCACCGAGCTTCAGGAGGCACCATGGCCGCTGACGTCACGAGATCCCTGGCCACGGCCCGCAACGCCGTCATGTACGTCAAGTCGAACGTCCCGTTCGGCGCGTCGAACCGCGCGGGGGACTATGTCGAAAGCTACGAAAAGAACCGGAAGGCGATCGAAGGCGAGAACCCGAATGCCCTCGACAAGCTCCTGGGCGGCATGACCGCGTTCCTGCCGCTCCTGACGGGAGCGAACCGGGCGCTGCAGATCAGGGACGAGCTGAGCGGAAGGGCCGCGACGGACGTGATCGGACGATTTCGCCAGATCTCGGCCCTCACGATCCGGACGAAGGCCGGGAACTGCAACGAGCAGAGCATCACGGCGTTCATCTTCCTCTACGACCTCGGGATCCGGCCGCTCGCGTGGATGCACCTGACGAACGGCAAGCACGCGTTCGTCGTCATCGGGCGCAAGCCGGGGAGCGGCGCCGATCCGTCGGGGTGGGGCGACGAGGTCGTCGTCTGCGACCCCTGGAACCGCGAGGCCTACCTCCTACCGGCGGTCCAGGGCCCGGGCATCCTGCAGGCGAAGTGGGGCTGCAAGACCGCCACGGCAGTCTTCGGCGTCGAGTAGCGTGGCGGCAGAGGCTCGGCCCTATCCGGGCTGCCCCCGCTCGAGGGCGAGCCGGACGAAGTCGGCGACGAGAGCGTTGAGACGCACGTCGCCGCGCGCCTTCGCCGCGGAAAGCTCCTCGCCCTCGCCGGGCGTTTCTCGCAGCTCGAAGTAGTACTTGATCTTCGGCTCGGTTCCCGATGGCCGCAGCGTGACGCGCGACCCCCCTTCGAGCAGGTAGGCGACGACGTTGGACGCCGGCAGGCCCGCCACGCCGGCGCGGTAGTCGCGGGTCTCGACGACCAGGAGGCCCCCGATCGCCGCGGGAGGACGGGCGCGGAACCCGTCCATGACGGCCGCGATCGTCGCGGCCCCTTCGGCACCGGGGATCGTCACGCTCTTCTGTGCCGAGAGGAAGAGGCCGTGGGCGCGCTGGATCTCCTCGAGGTAGCCCCACGCCGTCACGCCGCGGGCCCGGCACCAGCCGGCGAGGTCGGCGAAGACGAGGGCGGCCGAGATGCCGTCCTTGTCGCGTACGACGTCGGCGACGGAGTAGCCGAGCGCCTCCTCGTAGCCGAAGACGGTCGTGCGGCCCTCGCTCTGCTCCAGCTCGAGGGCGCGGTTCTCGATCCACTTGAACCCGGTCAGCGTCTCGGCATACGCCGCCCCGAGGTCGCGGGCGATGACGCCGAGCTGGCTGGAGGAGACGATCGTCGTCAGGACGAGCGGCCTGGCGGGTCTCGGCGTCCGCCACGTGAGGCTGTACGCGCCGAGGAGGACGCCCAGCTCGTTGCCCGAGAAGAGGCGCATCCGGCCGTCCCGGTCCCTCGCGCCGGCGGCGAGGCGGTCGGCGTCCGGGTCGTTGGCGAGGAGGAGGTCGGCCTTCGTCTCCTCGCAGAGCGCCAGGGCGAGGTCGAGGGCGCCGGGTTCCTCGGGGTTCGGGAACGCCACCGTCGGGAAGGCGCCGTCGGGCGCGTTCTGGGCGGGAACGGGGTGAACGTTCGCGAAACCGGATCGACGGAGCGCCTCCAGCGTGAAGCGGGCCCCGACGCCATGCATCGCGGTGTAGACGATGCCGAGGTCGCGCCCGTCTCCCGGATGGAGGACGAGACCCGAGATCGCCTCGTGGTAGCGGAGGCACAGGTCGTCGCCGAGAGGAACGAAGAGCCCGCGCGCCTCCGCCTCGGCGCGGGGCAGGAACGGGATCGCGTTCGCGGGGCCCGCCGATGCGATCTCGGCGGCGATTCCGGCGTCGACCGGCGGGACGATCTGCGCGGCGTTGTCCCAGTAAACCTTGTAGCCGTTGTAGGCCGGCGGGTTGTGGCTCGCCGTCACGACGACCCCGGCGGCCGCGCCGAGCTCCTTCACGGCGAACGCGCCGAGAGGGGTCGGGGCGAGGTCGACGAAGAAGTGGACGCGGATGCCATGGCCTGCGAGGACCCCTGCGGTCTCCAGGGCGAAATCGTCGCTTCCGCGGCGGGCGTCCCGCGCGACGACCACTCCCCTGCGGGCGGCGTCGGGGACGGAGGCGAGGAGGTGGCGGGCGACGCCGGCGGTGGCCCTGCGGACGACGGCCCGGTTCATCCGGTTCGGACCGGCGCCGAGGAGGCCCCGGAGGCCCGCGGTACCGAACTCGAGCTCGCCGCGAAAGCGGTCGAGAAGCCCGGCTTCTTCACCTTCGGCGAGGAGGCGGTCCACCTCGCGGGCCGTTTCGGGGTCGGGGTCGGCGTCGCGCCACGCGCGGGCTCTGGCGAGAAGGGCGAAGTCCATCCGGCGGATGGTATCGCCGTCGGGGCTCAGGGACCCGACGGATCGGGTGAGCCCGCCGCCTTCACCACCGCGAACCCGGCGTCGTTGCTCTTCTCGTCCCAGACGCCGACGCAGACACGGGCCTGGGGCCCGGCACTGTCGATCTCGAGCTCGTAGGTGTAGTGCCCGGCCTTCGCCGTCTCGAGGTCCTGTGCGGGGACCTCGAACGTCTGGCTCCTGCGCGTGACCTCGGAGAAGTCCCCCTCGGGCGCGACGGAGGCCACGAAGACCGAGAACGCACCTGCCACCCCCTTCGCCGTCGGGAGGAGCACGAGCGAGGCGATGGGAATCCGGATCTCGACGCGGATCCGGTACTTCCCCTTCTGGTCCGGCGCGACGGTGGAGGACGCCTGGATCGGAATCCGCGCGCGGCCATCGGGTTTGAAGAGGTGCGCGAGCACCCGGTCCTGCATCTGCTCCTCGGGGGTCTTTTCCACCAGCGAGCCGCGCACCCTCACGGTCACCTTCCGGCCCGGCACACGCACCGTCACGGAAGCGGCGCGCTTGGCGCCGGTCGGTCCGGGATAGCCGAGGGAATACCAGGAGTCGAGGTCCGCCGAGACGCGGTCGATGAAGGCCGGAAGGCTGCCGGCGCCGACGGCGGCGACGCCGCCGGTCTTCTCGGCGATGAAGGAGAGCGCCTCCATCTCGTTGGCCAGCGCGAGGTGCTCGCGCCCCCCGAGGGGCTGGCTGGTGGGGCCCGGAGCGGTCATGGCCGCGTCCGCCGCCGACGGAAGGGGGGCGTCCATCCCGGAGGGGAAGACCGCATAGAGCGTCACCCCGTTCGCGTTCGCCGACCGGGTGACGTCCTCCAGGAACCTCCTGGTGTCGAACGCCTTCGTCTCCGATTCGCCCAGGGTCGTCACGTCGGAGCGGGCTCTCAGGAAGTACTCCATTCCGGCGTACCGGGAGAAGCGGTGGGAGACCAGGACGAGGACCTTCCGACCGTCCATCCCGCCGAGCGTGGCGGTGAGCCCCTTCAAGGCGTTCGTCTTCGCCTTCATCTCGAAGTACGCCTGCTGGGCGAAGAGCGTCGCGGTCGGCGTGAACCCTCCGAAGTCCGTCCCGATACGAGGGTCGAGCGCTAGCGACGTGAACCAGGCGTCCTCGTCCTGCAGCAGGTCGAGGTCCGCCTTCTCGGTCGCGATCCGGCCGCTCTGCTTCTCGACGGCAGCCAGCGAGCTCTCGAGCTTCTCGGGGTCGTCCGTGAACGGGAGAACCGTCCGGATCGAGCGGTTCCAGGTCACGATCATCGCCTCGTCGCCTTCCCCGAGCGTTCCCTCGAGGAAGCCGCGGATCGCGTCGAAGAGCTCGCCGCGCTGATTCGCGTCGGGAATCTGGAGCCGGTCGATGAAGAGGACGATGCGCCGGGGCGGGCGGGGCGCTGACGGTGCGGCGGCCGGCGCCGCTCCCGGCTCGGCCGTCCCGGACGGTCGAACGGTCGCAGACGGAAAAGCCTCGCCGCGGATCTCGCTGAAGTTCGTCACCCCGACGGTCTTGCCGTCGTGGCGGACCTCGAAGTCCCGGGCCGTGAGGCCGTGAACGGGGTGTCCCGCCGGGTCCGTCACGATGACGTCGAGGTTGAAGAGGGTCAGCTCTGCCGACGCCGTCGAGCGAGGGACCGGCGCCGGCGCCTGCGCCAGCGAAAGCCCCGGGTGGAGGAGAGCAGCAAGGAGGAGGCCAGCGGGTATTTTCATGTTCACCGTCGCTGCGCGAGCCGGGTGCCAAAGCGCGCCGCGCGTCGCAGAATACGATGGAGAGCCATGATCTCGTTCGCCTCCCTCTTCGTCGGCCTCGTCTTCGGGATCGTCAACGTGCAGCTCGTCGCGGCCGCGAGCGTTCACAGGGTCGAGCTCTTCCTCGACGGCAGGCCGGTAGCGGCGCTGAGCGCGCCCTTCGCGACGCCGCTCGACCTCGGGTGCGATCCGGCCCCGCACGAGCTGGTCGCCGTCGCCTTCGACGCGAAGGGTCGGCGGCTCGAGGAGGCGCGGCAGTGGATCAACCGGCCGCGGTCCGCCGCCGAGGCGAGCTTCACTCTCGAGCCGGGCCAGGGAGACCAGGGGCGGATCGCACGGTTGACGTGGCGCAGCCTGACGGGAGAGGTTCCCCGGGCGGTCTCCGTGACGTTCGACGGAAAGCCGGTTCCGGTGACCGACCCCTCCCGTATCGAGGTCCCGCCCCACGACCCGAGCCAGGTCCACTCCCTGCGGGC
It contains:
- a CDS encoding 3-isopropylmalate dehydratase small subunit; translation: MSRIDRIRGTALPLRGDDVDTDRIIPARYLKAVTFEGLGEHAFEDDRIALGGAHPFDAPRFAGATVLLVNRNFGCGSSREHAPQALYRRGLRTVVGEGFSEIFFGNSVALGLPCVTVSRGDASALQELAEREPETEVVVDLDAQCVTAGAFEAPITLPSAAREAFLTGHWDGLNALLERFEEVRALAARLPGEPPIQVLATGRA
- the ilvD gene encoding dihydroxy-acid dehydratase: MRSDEIKKGIERAPHRSLLRATGVVGEGDWNKPFVAIVNSYVDVVPGHVHLRAFGALVKAAVRAAGAVPFEFNTIGVDDGIAMGHEGMKFSLPSRELIADCVETMLSAHRFDGMVCIPNCDKITPGMLMAAVRLDIPAVFVSGGPMATGRDGAGKAIDLVSVFEGVGAYRAGAIGEARLSELEKNACPSCGSCSGLFTANSMNCLMEALGLALPFNGTALARTQEREAIAKAAAARIVDLIAADLTPRKIVTREAIDDAFALDVAMGGSTNTVLHTLAIAREAGLDYPIERINEVADRTPHLTKVAPSGPWHMDDVHAAGGVPAILERLAGIGRLHLDRPTVAGTFRDHVAKSTATNDDVIRPVANPHSARGGLAVLFGSLAPEGAVVKTAGVTPAMRRHRGPAVVFESQEAAMEGITSGLVKKGDVVVLRNEGPRGGPGMQEMLSPTSAIMGMGLGESVALVTDGRFSGGTRGACVGHVSPEAAEGGPIGYVREGDLISLDLDARTLDLEVGPEEMERRRETPLPPRRTVASPWLRRYRALVTNAAHGAVLRDGDELLAASEALTPQTTHRVGRTAGRTS
- a CDS encoding VWA domain-containing protein, whose amino-acid sequence is MKIPAGLLLAALLHPGLSLAQAPAPVPRSTASAELTLFNLDVIVTDPAGHPVHGLTARDFEVRHDGKTVGVTNFSEIRGEAFPSATVRPSGTAEPGAAPAAAPSAPRPPRRIVLFIDRLQIPDANQRGELFDAIRGFLEGTLGEGDEAMIVTWNRSIRTVLPFTDDPEKLESSLAAVEKQSGRIATEKADLDLLQDEDAWFTSLALDPRIGTDFGGFTPTATLFAQQAYFEMKAKTNALKGLTATLGGMDGRKVLVLVSHRFSRYAGMEYFLRARSDVTTLGESETKAFDTRRFLEDVTRSANANGVTLYAVFPSGMDAPLPSAADAAMTAPGPTSQPLGGREHLALANEMEALSFIAEKTGGVAAVGAGSLPAFIDRVSADLDSWYSLGYPGPTGAKRAASVTVRVPGRKVTVRVRGSLVEKTPEEQMQDRVLAHLFKPDGRARIPIQASSTVAPDQKGKYRIRVEIRIPIASLVLLPTAKGVAGAFSVFVASVAPEGDFSEVTRRSQTFEVPAQDLETAKAGHYTYELEIDSAGPQARVCVGVWDEKSNDAGFAVVKAAGSPDPSGP
- the leuC gene encoding 3-isopropylmalate dehydratase large subunit; protein product: MAATLYSKVWDAHTVRVLPTGQTQLFVGLHLVHEVTSPQAFDMLRLRGLGVAYPRRTVATVDHIVPTDTQARPFTDAMAEEMLSVLEKNCAEFGIRLHALGSAGQGIVHVIGPELGLTQPGMTIACGDSHTSTHGAFGAIAFGIGTSQVRDVLASQCLALDPLKVRRIDVEGALGPGVTAKDVVLEIIRRLGVNGGAGFAYEYGGSAVGAMSMEERMTLCNMSIEGAARAGYVNPDETTFAYLEGRPFAPRGDAWDAAVARWRSLASDVDAAYDDRFRLDARSIEPNVTWGINPGQSVPVSGRVPRPADVSDGERASVAEALDYMGFSGGEPIAGTRIDVAFIGSCTNGRLSDLRAAADAVRGRRVAPHVKALVVPGSVAVKAAAEREGLDEVFRAAGFEWRSAGCSMCLAMNPDRLEGRQVCASSSNRNFKGRQGSPAGRTLLMSPAMVAAAAIAGEVVDVRTAFVPAGETR
- the ilvB gene encoding biosynthetic-type acetolactate synthase large subunit, with the protein product MKKTGAQIVWECLVREGVDTVFGYPGGAILPIYDAMTEYPVHHVLVRHEQGAAHAADGYARASGRVGVALGTSGPGATNLVTGIATAMLDSIPVVFITGQVPSKVLGTDAFQEADIVGITMPITKHNVLVTQIEDLAPALVEAFQIARSGRPGPVLVDVCKDVQQATTELRWPEAVESTRRRSLPALKRSDLRKAAELIAAAQRPLILAGHGVIESGATQVLQAFAEKTGTPVALTLLGLGGFPRSHPLCLGMMGMHGEAYVNTAIQEADLLLAFGMRFDDRVTGNLKNYAPGSKKIHVEIDVSEIGKNVPVDLGLVGDLKQALESLLPSVEATTHEPWMARIEEGRHETRSRDIVHRESGDALYAAHVIHDIWKATKGGAVVVSDVGQHQMFEAQYFPHESPRTLLTSGGLGTMGFALPAAIGAKLARPDAEVWVVAGDGGFQMTQCELATLMQEKLDIKIAIIDNGFLGMVRQWQEFFYDRRYAATPLLSPDFVKLAGAYGLAAHRVDARADVIPTVERVRSQPGPALIHFVVQAEEVVYPMVPAGADLHSMIRRPHETPAGKALASGGKGAAEVTA
- a CDS encoding phospho-sugar mutase, yielding MDFALLARARAWRDADPDPETAREVDRLLAEGEEAGLLDRFRGELEFGTAGLRGLLGAGPNRMNRAVVRRATAGVARHLLASVPDAARRGVVVARDARRGSDDFALETAGVLAGHGIRVHFFVDLAPTPLGAFAVKELGAAAGVVVTASHNPPAYNGYKVYWDNAAQIVPPVDAGIAAEIASAGPANAIPFLPRAEAEARGLFVPLGDDLCLRYHEAISGLVLHPGDGRDLGIVYTAMHGVGARFTLEALRRSGFANVHPVPAQNAPDGAFPTVAFPNPEEPGALDLALALCEETKADLLLANDPDADRLAAGARDRDGRMRLFSGNELGVLLGAYSLTWRTPRPARPLVLTTIVSSSQLGVIARDLGAAYAETLTGFKWIENRALELEQSEGRTTVFGYEEALGYSVADVVRDKDGISAALVFADLAGWCRARGVTAWGYLEEIQRAHGLFLSAQKSVTIPGAEGAATIAAVMDGFRARPPAAIGGLLVVETRDYRAGVAGLPASNVVAYLLEGGSRVTLRPSGTEPKIKYYFELRETPGEGEELSAAKARGDVRLNALVADFVRLALERGQPG
- the ilvN gene encoding acetolactate synthase small subunit, which gives rise to MKHTLIASVQDQPGVLVRVMGMFRRRAFNVESLTVGHSETEGVSRMTFVVDTSRVASRIIEANLRKLVPVLDVHDVTHVPTVARELALIRVKCAEGERSQVNDLISIFRARIVDVSTDTVIVEITGDPEKVEGLVELLRPRGIVEMVRTGKVAMTRGASARRALAHEHDADADPLELAS